One genomic region from Phoenix dactylifera cultivar Barhee BC4 unplaced genomic scaffold, palm_55x_up_171113_PBpolish2nd_filt_p 000261F, whole genome shotgun sequence encodes:
- the LOC120105333 gene encoding uncharacterized protein LOC120105333, which yields MSDKDVHNMHQIHVNLNAAVIEMVVTHSPSLIEAGDVVINTSGSSHGAEISWRSKNISKSSSSNFVQVVEETRAAIEEEGSQRNSLDAWKSCIEGVGQEFRNVETLRDSICNFCIANCRDFVFIKNDRERLTVECAYEECEWRIHASRLGNGEKFAIKKMNGNHTCGGGMQVRSHPKASKRWVSNIVKDKLQDMPLYKPTDIVKDIRREYGVQLPYHQAWHGKEVAMKEIYGDRSLSYDRIRWYCDAIVQTNPGSITKYETCEGRFRRLFICFHASLLGFIKGCRPLIFMDGTFIKHKDGGVLLGATAKDGNDDMFPIAYGVVDTETDENWEWFCQIFKEAIHSCSAYHGQKFTFMTDRHQGIIKSVPKYFPGCYHSYCIRHVKENFKNQVLVHYRAANRKRLLDLVNAVAYTPRLNVFQKLIGKLTSEVPDSRWFKSGAIAMAK from the exons ATGAGCGATAAAGATGTTCATAACATGCATCAAATACATGTGAACTTAAATGCGGCAGTGATTGAGATGGTTGTTACTCATTCTCCAAGCTTGATCGAAGCTGGTGATGTGGTAATCAATACCAG TGGCTCATCCCATGGTGCTGAAATTAGTTGGAGatccaaaaatatttcaaagaGTAGCTCAAGTAATTTTGTCCAAGTTGTTGAAGAGACGAGAGCTGCAATTGAAGAGGAAGGAAGTCAAAGAAATTCGTTGGATGCTTGGAAAAGTTGTATAGAGGGCGTTGGTCAGGAGTTCAGGAATGTCGAAACTCTTCGTGACAGCATTTGCAACTTTTGTATCGCAAATTGCAGAGATTTTGTGTTCATAAAGAACGATCGTGAGCGACTTACTGTGGAATGTGCATATGAAGAATGTGAATGGCGTATCCATGCTTCTCGACTTGGTAATGGTGAAAagtttgcaattaaaaaaatgaacgGTAACCATACATGTGGAGGAGGGATGCAAGTCCGGTCGCATCCGAAGGCTTCAAAACGTTGGGTTTCGAACATTGTCAAAGATAAACTTCAAGATATGCCATTATATAAGCCGACTGACATTGTAAAAGATATTCGTCGGGAATATGGTGTTCAATTGCCGTATCATCAAGCTTGGCATGGTAAGGAGGTCGCTATGAAGGAGATTTATGGTGATAGATCGCTATCTTATGACCGAATTCGGTGGTATTGCGACGCCATTGTTCAAACCAACCCCGGCAGCATTACAAAGTACGAAACATGTGAAGGTCGATTCAGACGTCTGTTCATTTGTTTTCATGCTTCACTATTGGGTTTCATAAAAGGATGTCGACCTCTAATTTTTATGGATGGGACATTTATAAAACATAAGGATGGGGGTGTATTGCTTGGCGCCACTGCCAAAGATGGCAATGATGATATGTTTCCTATAGCTTATGGTGTGGTAGATACAGAAACTGATGAGAATTGGGAATGGTTTTGCCAGATTTTCAAAGAAGCTATTCATAGTTGCAGTGCGTATCATGGTCAAAAGTTCACATTTATGACAGATAGACATCAGGGAATTATTAAATCGGTGCCGAAGTACTTTCCTGGTTGCTACCACTCATATTGTATTCGTCATGTGAAAGAAAACTTCAAGAATCAG GTGCTTGTCCATTATCGTGCAGCTAACAGAAAGAGGCTGCTTGATTTAGTAAATGCTGTTGCGTATACTCCAAGGCTTAATGTTTTTCAGAAGCTAATTGGGAAGCTTACATCAGAAGTCCCTG ATTCTAGATGGTTTAAAAGTGGTGCAATTGCAATGGCCAAATGA
- the LOC103715040 gene encoding protein FLX-like 3 has translation MAGRNRIPRYPINNEPHGFHEGPPPPFPRVHGSMPLHPIEEELAMQHDEIRRLLADNRLLFEENVAIKREMAAAKEELHMLSQAIPKVRADKELEARELIQNGLKLEAELRALEPLKAEVLQLQSEAQKLEALKQEMAAKVQSLSQDLKHLQTENQQVPTLRAEIDGLRQELIRARTAYEYEKKANSEQIEQRQAMEKNLVSMAQELEKLRTELERRSRGPGAGAYGIMNRSPDMGYPGVFGDGYGGEKGRYGTGPWASYEQHGLPRY, from the exons ATGGCTGGAAGGAATCGTATCCCCCGTTACCCTATAAATAATGAGCCACATGGCTTCCACGAAGGGCCTCCACCCCCTTTCCCCCGAGTACATGGATCCATGCCTCTACACCCTATTGAGGAGGAACTCGCAATGCAACATGATGAAATTAGGAGGCTTCTTGCTGATAATCGGCTTCTTTTTGAGGAAAATGTGGCTATTAAGAGAGAGATGGCTGCTGCTAAAGAAGAGCTCCATATGTTGAGTCAGGCCATTCCTAAGGTCCGGGCAGACAAAGAACTTGAGGCTAGGGAATTAATCCAGAATGGTCTGAAGCTAGAGGCTGAGCTTCGTGCTCTTGAACCTCTGAAGGCCGAGGTACTGCAACTGCAGTCCGAAGCACAGAAGCTGGAAGCTTTGAAGCAAGAGATGGCTGCCAAAGTTCAAAGTTTGTCGCAGGATCTGAAACACTTGCAGACTGAGAACCAGCAAGTGCCCACCTTGAGAGCTGAAATCGATGGCCTACGTCAGGAGCTTATTAGAGCCAG GACGGCGTATGAGTATGAGAAGAAGGCAAATTCTGAGCAGATAGAACAGAGGCAAGCAATGGAGAAAAACCTTGTTTCCATGGCTCAAGAGCTTGAGAAGCTGAGGACagagctggagaggagatcGAGGGGACCTG GTGCTGGGGCTTATGGAATTATGAACCGCAGCCCTGACATGGGCTACCCAGGTGTTTTTGGTGATGGCTATGGTGGTGAGAAAGGCCGTTATGGCACTGGTCCTTGGGCATCTTATGAACAGCATGGTCTTCCTCGCTACTGA